CTAACAATTCACGGAAAGTCGGATTGCCTGATAGGTTGGTACGCAATACCAATGTGTTGAGAAAAAAGCCAATGAGTTTTTCTGTTTCTCTTCTGGTGCGACCGACAACGGGCGAACCTACTATTATTTCCTCTTGGTTTGAATAGCAGTATAACAAAATCTTGAACACTGTCAGAAGTGTCATAAACTGAGTGACACTTTCTTGTCGATTCAAGTTGTTGACTGCCTCGCTTAAAGCCTTAGGAAATGCAAAAAATTCCTTTTTGCCAGTGAAGGTTTGTATAGCTGGTCGCGATCGGTCAGTAGGAAGTTGCAGTATAGGTAAACTACCCCTTAATTGCTGCTTCCAGTAAGTAACCTGATTGTTGAGTACTTCTCCTTGCAACCATTGTTTCTGCCAATAAGCAAAATCTGCATATTGAATCGTAAGTTCAGGTAGTGGGGAGGGTAAGCCTTTAGAAAAAGATTTGTAAATCTCTGCCAGTTCTTGAATAAGAATACCAATAGACCAACCATCCGAAATAATGTGGTGCATGACTAACAGCAGCATATGCTCCTGTTGTGTCAAACGTAGGAGTTTAGCTCGCAGTAATGGTGCTTGGGACAAGTCGAAAGGCTGTTGAGCAAACTCAGTAGCGATGGACAAAGCTGAGTCTACACTTACTCCTGGTAAATCTGTGACTGGCAAGGTTATTTTTAAGGTGGGGGCAATCTTTTGGATCGGTCGTCCTTGTATTGCCGAAAAGCTTGTTCGCAATGCCTCATGACGCCGCACGACTTCGTTAAGACTTTGTTCTAGGGTTGTCAGGTTAAGCTCCCCAGTTAAATGCACAGCAATAGGAACATTATAGAAGGGATTTCCAGGTTCTAATTGGTCAAGGAACCACAAGCGTTCTTGAGCAAGGCACACAGGTAGTTCTTGATTTCGGGAAATAGGCTCCAGTTTGGGTTCTAACGCTGTTTTTGTTGTTAGTTGAGTCAGTATTTGTGTTGCTAGCAGGACGACACTGGCATCTTTGAAGAAATCCTCGATAGATATTGTGACTCCAAGGTCTACTTGAATCTGATTTTTGAGTTCAAAGACCATTAATGAGTCGAGTCCGAAAGTACTTAGCGGTACCTCTGAGTTTAGTTGGGATGCTGCAACTTTTAGTACGCGAGCAATCTGTGTTTGAAGATAAGGTATGAGCAGTGGCGGACGTTTTTCTGGTGGAGTTGCAAGAATTGCCTCACGGCTGAGACTTGTTTGGCTCCCCAACTCATCTGTATCATCCAGGATACTGCTGTTTATGATCTCCAATTCGCCTGCGAGAAACTGTGCGCGAGTTGCACGCCGTTGAATTTTGCCACTGGAGGTTTTGGAGATAGTACCTGGTTTTATTAGTAATATTCCATAAACTTGTATTTCATGCTCTTCAACAACCGCCTGACGAATTGCTGCTGTGACTTCCTCAAGATTAGGTTTGGCACGAAACTCTAACTCTTGAACTACGACTAGTCGTTCTTCATTCTCTACCTCTACCGAGAAAGCTGCACCACTACTTGAACGTAATGACGAATGGCTGCGTTCTGCTGTTAACTCTATGTCTTGTGGGTAGAGGTTGCGACCACGGATAATGATTAAATCTTTGGCTCGACCTGTAATGAAGAGTTCTCCATTGTGCAAAAAGCCCAAGTCACCAGTGCGTAGAAATGGTTCAGATCCTGTGTCTTTTAGGTAGGCGTGAAATATCTGCTCTGTTTCTTCTTGACGATTCCAATAACCCTGACCGACGCTAGGACCAGATGCCCAGATTTCTCCTACTTGATCTGATGAACAACGAGTTAATGTTTCGGGATTGACAATGACAATCTCCTGTTGAGGAATACTTTGACCGCAACTGACAAACGTCTGGGTATCTTCACTATTGGTATTTGCTTCAACGACTAGGTTTTTCTCTAATGAAGATTTCGCAACTGTTTTGCAAGGAGGCAAAGCTTTCTTGATCCCACCAGAAACCATCAGTGTTGCTTCTGCCATACCATAACAAGGGTAGAATGCTGACCCACGAAAACCACACTCTGCAAAGGTTGCGGCAAATTGGTCTAAAGTCTCCTGCCGGATTGGTTCAGCACCGTTAAATGCAACACTCCAACTACTTAAGTCGAGAGTTTCTTTTTGTTGTTGGGTAATCCTTTGAATACACTGCTCATAAGCAAAGTTAGGACCACCACTCGTAGTGCCTTTGTAGCGAGAAATTGTCTGTAGCCATCGATACGGACGTTGCAAAAAAGATGCTGGAGACATTAGGATGCAACCAAACCCACCATATAAAGGTTGCAAAATCCCACCAATCAACCCCATATCATGGTAAACAGGTAGCCAGGAGACAAATACACTGCTGGGAGAATGTTCCATGAGTTGGTAAGTCACGGCGGCATTGTGCAGCAGATTGCCATGACTCAGCATGACACCTTTGGGTGTGCCTGTAGAACCAGATGTGTATTGCAAGAAAGCGAGGGTATCTGCATTGATTTCAGGCTGTTGCCAAGAATTTTCTATACCCTGTGCCAGGTTGTCAGTAGTCAGCCAACGTAAATGACTCTGGTTTGTTTCTTTTGCAAGTAAAGACTGTACAGTAGGGAGAATCGTTGTTATCGTCAGGATAATTGCTGCTTGTGCATCTGTTATGATTGCTTGAATTCTGGGTGTATTGCGTTGATTGCGAGGTGGATAAGCTGGAACAGCTACCACACCAGCGTAGAGACAACCAAAAAAAGCACTCAAGTAATCTAGCCCTGGTGGATACAGCAATATAGCACGTTCCCCGGTTAAACCAAGGGTTTGGAGTTGAGATGCTATAGCCCGACTGCGTCGATCCAACTCATAGTAAGTTAACGTTGATTCCTGAGTTTCTCCATCTTCAAGGAAGGTGAACGCTTGTGCGTGCGGTTGTGTTGAACTGCGATAACGCACAATATCAACGACAGTCGCACATTGATGGGAAATTTTTGGAAATCTATTGAAAATTACAGTCATTTTTCGTTTCAAGCAATCAGATGCACATAAACAATGGTTGAATTAGGCAAGCCCAATGGCAAATTTCATTCTATGTAAGTTAGAATGCTGCCTTCATGCATGCCTTTTTTTCATGGCAATAATTCTTTTTGGATAAACCTCAATAACTGTCTTATACAAATATGCATTGCAATGACTTGGTCAGTCATGCAAATCTTGGCTGAGATGAGTTGCAAGTTATTTTTAATTAGCACCTTTTACTCTAGAAGAAAAGTATTGTCTTTAGCAATACTTGTTTAATAGAGAATACTTATCAAAAAATAAGAAAATATAATAATTTCTTGAACTGTATTTTTCTGACTTTTGGTAGATGCTAAAATAAATTTAGGTACTATCAAGATTTCATTCATCGGACTTGATGATTCGATGTTACGTAAGTCAAGTCATGTCAACTCAGCCAAAAGTGTTGAGTGGTAAATGTTATCTCAATTTGATATAGCAGGGAACGCTTAACGCTTAACAGACTTGAAAGTCTCTTGCTGAACCTGTTTTCTCATTAATTCGTGTCCTAATCTACGTGGCGACTGCTATACAAAGAATTCTCGCTATGTAGAAATGAACATGCAGCTTGAGGATTTTCTGAATATCGACTTGAGGCAGTCTTACACATAAAAAAATCGAGTAGGCTCTTGCCAACTCTAGTAGTCCTGCTGGTTGACGGAATCACAAACAAGCTTGGCCGATTTTTTAGGGACGGCACGTTTTGGGCGCAAGCGGAAAAACTAAATCGCTATCTCTGACTTCGCGTGAGATAATGAAATTTTATTAAGAAATTAGTGTTAATGAGTAGCAACAGTCTACTTCACATTTACATATTATATGTAAATTTTTATTTGTTGTCGTTTGATGAGGCTTGCTTTGTGGATGCAAATGAATTTCAATAAATTCTGAAGCTAGCATCGTTAACTTGAGATTTCGTGGCGTGATGGAGTCAGAGAAAAAGTATGAAATTTAAGCAACTTGTTCCCAGTCTGTTGCTGAGTAGCGCCATCGTAGCGTTGGTTAGCGCTCCTACAAGAAGCCAGGAAATATCATCAATTGCAGTTGACAAGAGCACAGCATCTGGTGAAAAAAGCGATGCTTCTTCAGGAACCGCTCTTGGCGATGCAAAGAATCAACAATCACGTCTAGCAACCAATTCCGGGTTGGTTAAACCGATAACAGACATTCGGCGAGTCAGTGAGATAGAACGTCCAGCTAAAAGTGCCAAAATGCTGGTGCAATCGCCAACCCCACAAGCAACACCTACTTCACCAGTCGTGCAAGTCACCTTCGTGAAGGCAAATCCCACCTCCAAAGGTTTGGAACTGGTTTTACAAACTTCCAAAGCTGCTACGTTGCAACTACAGAACCGCACTCAAGTTAATAGTAATAGCTTCATCGTTGACATTCCCAATGCTCAACTGCGTGCACCAGGTGACAGACCCTTCACATTCCGCTCACAAAAACCAATTGCGGGTGTAACTGAGATTACAGTGACTAACTTTGATGCCAATACTATCCGAGTGACGGTGATAGGTGAAGCGAGTCCACCAGTGGTGGAGTTGTTTGATAGTCCAAAAGAAGGTCTGATCTTCAGCGTGTCAACTGCTGCTTCCATTGCACAACAACAAGGGCAAACGCAACCAACTGGGCCACAAACTGGGCCACAAACTCAACCAGAGAATCAAACCCAACCAAGTCAACCATCAGCTTCTGGTGACGAACCGATTGAACTAGTGGTGACAGGACAGCAAGATAGTTATCGTGTTTCCGATACCACAACTGCCACTCGAACCGACACAAATCCACGCGATATTCCTCAGTCAATTCAAGCCATTCCGCAAACAATCATCAAAGATCAGCAAATCACCCGGATTGGCGATGCAACACGCAATGTTAGTGGCGTGACTCAACAAGGGGGCTATGCTGGGGGTTCGGATAATTTCAATATTCGGGGATTTACAACCTATGACAACTTGAGAAACGGTTTTGCTGTTCAAAGTGACCTTGTGAATCCGACTAACATTGAGCGGATCGAAGTTCTCAAGGGTCCAGCTTCGGTGCTATATGGACAGTTTGAGCCGGGAGGTGTGGTGAATTACATTACCAAACAACCACTTCGTGAGCCTTACTACTCTGCTGAATTTACAGCCGGAAGTTTTAGCACTTATCGTCCCTCCATTGATATTTCTGGACCGCTGAACTCAGACAAAACGTTACTGTACCGCCTGAATACTGCATACGAAAACTTTGGTAGTTTTATCGATTTTAATCATCAGGAAACATTCGCGATCGCACCAGCTTTCACCTACAAAATTGGTGATGCAACAACATTGACGCTAGAGTATGAATTCCTCAAAGTTGATCGCACCTTTTATCGTGGTCTTACTGCCGATCCAATCGTTTTTAAAGCTCCTGTTAATCGTTTCTTAGGAGAGCCAGATGATCGTTACTCCAAAGAGACAAACTCTGTATTTCTTAACGTCAATCACCGCTTTAGTAAAAATATTCAGTTCCGCAGTGGCTTTTCTCTTACGGTTAGTAATTCTGAGGAATCAGCGTTTCAACCGGATAGCATTGTAGATGGTCGTACTGTGCAGCGAAGGTTTGGTGCTGGTCCGGAGTATTACCAAAACTATTCTCTGCAAAATGATCTCATCACTAATTTCAATACTGGTTCCATCCAACATCAACTTCTTGTAGGGTTGGAGTGGAATAAATATATCCGTGGCTATGATTATCTGCGAAGTACTGCTTCACTGACTCCCAGTATTGATTTATTTAATCCTGTGTATGGCGCTTCCCGCCCACCAGAGTTTGATGAAGCAGCAGAACGGGATCGTTATGACCGCAATACGATCGCCATTTATCTGCAAGATCAAGTTACATTGCTGCCAAATCTGAAGCTATTGGTAGGCGGCAGGTATGACTTTATTCACCGCAAAAATCGCGTGCAACAGCTGGATTCTTTAGGTAGAGACCCGATTGATGATGCTACAGTTGATCGGTTGTATGATGAGGCTTTTTCACCTCGCGTCGGCATTGTTTATCAACCGATTGAGCCGATTTCTATTTACGCCAGCTACACCCGCTCGTTTAACCCCAGTTCCTCGCGGACGGTAGATAGAACTCAACTGCCACCAGAACGCGGTACTCAGTATGAAGTGGGAGTCAAAGCGGAACTGATAAAAGACAGGTTATCTGCCACCTTTGCCGCCTATGATATCACCAAGGAAAATGTCGTTACAACCGATCCCACTCCAGGTAACTCTGACTTTTCTATTGCGGCTGGAGAAGTGAAAAGTCGCGGTTTGGAATTTGACATTTCTGGGCAGATTCTACCAGGCTGGAATGTGATTGCTTCTGCTTTTATCAACGATGCTTTTGTGAGTAAAGATAACAACTTACCAGTGGGCGACTCCCTGGTAAATGCTCCCGGTAGTGGGGCTAGTCTGTGGACAACTTATGAAATTCAAGACGGTAATTGGAAAGGATTGGGATTTGGTGGAGGATTATTTTATACAGGCGATCGCGAAGCTGAACTCCCCAATACGTTTAAAATCCCCTCCTATGTGCGGGCTGATGCCACCATTTTCTACAAACGCGATAACTGGAGGGTTGCGCTGAACTTTAAGAATCTTTTTGATACTCGCTATTACGATTCTCAAGGCTACTATCTGCTTCCTGGTGCGCCTTTGACTGTGCTGGGAACAATTTCTGTGCAGTTTTGATTATTGTAAAGGGGAGGGAGGATAATTCTTCCCTCAATGCATCGAGAAGATTAAAGGGGGTAAAAAAATCCAGCTAAGGAGTGGCGAGCATGAACATGAACCGGAAAAAACTACGCGATATCGTTTTTTCCCTGCACCAATATATCGGTTTTTTTGTTGGGCTGTTGCTAATTCTCATTGGCTTGACAGGTAGCCTGTTAGTATTCGAGCAAGATTTTGACCACTTTATGATCGCCCAACAGTATGGACATATTACTCCCCAACAGGTGCAGGTAGTATCCCCAGAGGATGTGGTGAATACAATACAGGCGAAATATGCCGCGCGAAGTGATCTGCATCTTTTTCGTATTTATTTGCCAGATACTCCTTCTTCTCCCTACCTTGGGCAGTTGTCAACTACTGACGATCACCGGACAGAGGTTTTTCTCAATCCTTATACAGGGAAAATAATAGGTGAGCGGATATCGGATCACACCCTAATCGGTATGATGCTTAGTCTGCACTACAGCCTGATGGCAGGTGAAACCGGAACTATAATTGTTGGAATTGCTGCCTTTTTAATGTGTATGCTGAGCATCACAGGTTTAATTCTTTGGCCCGGTTGGCGTAAGCTAATTGCAGGCTTCAAAATTAAGCTTAATGCTCATCCCCAAAGGGCAAACTTTGACATTCACAAAGTGGTTGGGATGATCACTGTGGTGTTTATATTCCTAACTGCCTTTACGGGCTTTTGTTGGAACTTTAGCTTCACTTCGCCGATTATCTACGCCGTGACATTCACTCCAGAACCATCCGAACCAGTATCCAAACCAATTCCTGGTAAATCGACCTTAGGACTAACAGAACAACTAAAAATTGCTAATGCTGCCTTACCGAGTGCTGTGACCAAAAGCATTTACTTGCCTGGAAAACCAGAAGATGCTCTACAAATTCGCATGAAGCTGCCGCAGGAAAGTTCAGATTATGGTGATAGTAATGTTTATCTTGACCAGTATACAGGTGAGGTTTTGCGGGTTGATAATGCTTTCAAATTGCCGTTAGGCTCGCGCGTCCTCAACTCCTTTATTCCCCTACACTATGGTACATTTGGTGGCTTACCTACTCGCATTCTCTACGTGTTTGTCGGACTTGCACCGTTAGTTCTATTTATTACTGGCTTTATGATGTCGTGGTATCGACATTGGGCTAAACCTAAAAGAGGCGATAGTGCAAAGGAACTATCACACAAACAATGAAAAAGAATTAATAACTGATACCAATTTGAAAAAAGAATGCGACAGATACACACTCCCAAACCTAAGTTTCGTCTCGGCTTTCTTCATTTTGCAAAAAGCGATAATATCCAGGTTTCCCGGCGCAAAACTTTTCAAGACGAATTTTGAATGAGCGAATTTTGAATTGGTATGACCACTGCAAATCTATAATCCAAAACTATATAAGTGCGTACTTTCATTATTATCTGGCTCGGTCAGGCTGTTTCCATAATTGGTAGTAGTATGACCGCATTTGCCTTCACTCTCTGGGTGTGGGAACTCACAGGTCAAGCTACAGCACTAGCATTGTTTGGTTTATTTACGCAAGTGCCGCAAGTCTTAATTACTCCCATAGCTGGGGTGATTGTGGATCGCTGGAACCGTAAATACTTAATGATCCTTGGCGACACGGTCAGCGGGTTGTTGACCATCACTGTCTTACTACTTTACTCAAGTCATAATTTACAATTATGGCATTTATACTTGGCTGTAGCAGTTCAGGGCACATTTGTGCAAATTCAAGAACTAGCATACTTGGCATCAGTATCAATGATCGTGCCCAAACAGCAGTATAGTCGCGCTAGCAGCATTGCCTTCCTGGCAAATTCCAGCTCTGATATAATTGCACCAGCATTGGCAGGTGTTCTCTACGTAGTCATTGGTCTTGCTGGTATTTTAATTATCGATATCACGACTTTTGTGATTGCTGTCAGCACACTGGTACTAGTACGTATCCCACAACCTACTATTGCACAAGCAGAAACGCAAAGTCACACAAACCTGAAGCAGGAGCTTTACTTTGGCTGGGACTATATTACTGCACGCCCCAGTCTGCTTGCCATGCTAGCATTGATGTCGCTGTTTTGGTTTACCTATAATCTTGGCAATTCACTTTCCTCTCCCCTGATTTTGGCACGTAGTGGTAATGATGCCAAAGTATTAGGTATTGTAGCTTCAGCAGCAGGGTTGGGCGGCATTATTGGGGCCTTGCTCGTCAGCACTTGGGGTGGTTTCAAGCGTCGAATACATGGAGTGTTGCTGGGTATGGTGGGTGCTGGCTTAAGCCAAACAGTGTTTGGTCTGGGGAGAGTACCGTTGATTTGGTTTCCTGCGAAATTCTGTTCATCTCTCAATTTTCCAATACTTGGCAGTGCCGATGAGGCTATATGGCTCAGGAAGGTAAGACCTAACGTGCAGGGGCGTGTTTTATCTACCCACTCCCTAGTTGAGCGGGTTGCTTCAACAGTAGCATACTTGATAGCTGGACCACTAGCTGACTACGTTTTTGAACCAGCAATGATGTCAGGGGGAAGTCTGGCACCCATCTTGGGTTGGATATTTGGCACGGGAAAAGGCGCGGGCATGGCAGTGTTGTATGTTCTCTCTTCACTCGGTTTGTTACTTGTTGGTTTAAGTGGATACGCCTTCCGCACACTGCGTGATGTGGAAATCATCCTGCCAGACCATGATACCAGTGCAGAGTAGTTGGTGGCGGCGTGTCAAACGAGCTTAGAATTCTTTGATTCGGAAGTGAACATGATTACCCAAGATTCTTTAAGTAATTGCCGTTTCTGCTGTATTGTTTCTAAAGCTAATGGCGAAGATCCGATTGGCTCGGCACCCACTTACGAACACTGTCTGGCGATGGAGATGGGACTCCCTTGGACTGAAAAACGTTGGCAGGAAAATCCTGTGCTCGCCAGAGCGATCGCTTTCATCGAAAAACTGATTTCTGAGCATGGGATCAAGATTCGAGGTCAGTTGCTCGTTCCAGATAAAGAATACTCCTGTCCTGGTTACACTCGCCTACTATATTACCGCCGAGCTGCAAAGCTTTTTGCAAGGTTTGAAAAGTATGAGTTTCTCATCCCTGATTCTGAAGTTGGCTCTTTCGTGATGGCGTTATTGGAAACATTACTTCAGTCGCCAACTGTGCTGCCTGATTGGGAGCAGTATCAGCAACAATCCAGTCACATTCGTGAGTTAATGGTCTGTACTGATGGCAATGTTGATGTTGCCTGTGCCAGGTTTGGTTATCCCATCTATAGCAAGTTACGCTCTGAATTTGCTACTGCTTCTAGTGGAAAACTGCGTGTGTGGCGATGCAGCCATTTCGGAGGACACCAGTTCGCACCTACCCTCATTGACTTGCCTTATGGACAGTACTGGGGTCATTTGCAGCCAGAAATATTGGAACTCTTGGTTTGGCGAAATGGTTCTGT
This portion of the Brasilonema sennae CENA114 genome encodes:
- a CDS encoding condensation domain-containing protein — translated: MTVIFNRFPKISHQCATVVDIVRYRSSTQPHAQAFTFLEDGETQESTLTYYELDRRSRAIASQLQTLGLTGERAILLYPPGLDYLSAFFGCLYAGVVAVPAYPPRNQRNTPRIQAIITDAQAAIILTITTILPTVQSLLAKETNQSHLRWLTTDNLAQGIENSWQQPEINADTLAFLQYTSGSTGTPKGVMLSHGNLLHNAAVTYQLMEHSPSSVFVSWLPVYHDMGLIGGILQPLYGGFGCILMSPASFLQRPYRWLQTISRYKGTTSGGPNFAYEQCIQRITQQQKETLDLSSWSVAFNGAEPIRQETLDQFAATFAECGFRGSAFYPCYGMAEATLMVSGGIKKALPPCKTVAKSSLEKNLVVEANTNSEDTQTFVSCGQSIPQQEIVIVNPETLTRCSSDQVGEIWASGPSVGQGYWNRQEETEQIFHAYLKDTGSEPFLRTGDLGFLHNGELFITGRAKDLIIIRGRNLYPQDIELTAERSHSSLRSSSGAAFSVEVENEERLVVVQELEFRAKPNLEEVTAAIRQAVVEEHEIQVYGILLIKPGTISKTSSGKIQRRATRAQFLAGELEIINSSILDDTDELGSQTSLSREAILATPPEKRPPLLIPYLQTQIARVLKVAASQLNSEVPLSTFGLDSLMVFELKNQIQVDLGVTISIEDFFKDASVVLLATQILTQLTTKTALEPKLEPISRNQELPVCLAQERLWFLDQLEPGNPFYNVPIAVHLTGELNLTTLEQSLNEVVRRHEALRTSFSAIQGRPIQKIAPTLKITLPVTDLPGVSVDSALSIATEFAQQPFDLSQAPLLRAKLLRLTQQEHMLLLVMHHIISDGWSIGILIQELAEIYKSFSKGLPSPLPELTIQYADFAYWQKQWLQGEVLNNQVTYWKQQLRGSLPILQLPTDRSRPAIQTFTGKKEFFAFPKALSEAVNNLNRQESVTQFMTLLTVFKILLYCYSNQEEIIVGSPVVGRTRRETEKLIGFFLNTLVLRTNLSGNPTFRELLGRVREVALGAYAHQDLPFEKLVEELQPERNLSHNPLFQVMFILQNAPIPTIELPGLTLRPLEADSGTSKFDLKLSIWESLEGFNGSLEYKTDLFEATTIARMISHLEILLRHVVEQPDIRMNELAKVLAKADREQQIIKEQELEHTSVQKLKLTKRKAIYGV
- a CDS encoding TonB-dependent siderophore receptor, with amino-acid sequence MKFKQLVPSLLLSSAIVALVSAPTRSQEISSIAVDKSTASGEKSDASSGTALGDAKNQQSRLATNSGLVKPITDIRRVSEIERPAKSAKMLVQSPTPQATPTSPVVQVTFVKANPTSKGLELVLQTSKAATLQLQNRTQVNSNSFIVDIPNAQLRAPGDRPFTFRSQKPIAGVTEITVTNFDANTIRVTVIGEASPPVVELFDSPKEGLIFSVSTAASIAQQQGQTQPTGPQTGPQTQPENQTQPSQPSASGDEPIELVVTGQQDSYRVSDTTTATRTDTNPRDIPQSIQAIPQTIIKDQQITRIGDATRNVSGVTQQGGYAGGSDNFNIRGFTTYDNLRNGFAVQSDLVNPTNIERIEVLKGPASVLYGQFEPGGVVNYITKQPLREPYYSAEFTAGSFSTYRPSIDISGPLNSDKTLLYRLNTAYENFGSFIDFNHQETFAIAPAFTYKIGDATTLTLEYEFLKVDRTFYRGLTADPIVFKAPVNRFLGEPDDRYSKETNSVFLNVNHRFSKNIQFRSGFSLTVSNSEESAFQPDSIVDGRTVQRRFGAGPEYYQNYSLQNDLITNFNTGSIQHQLLVGLEWNKYIRGYDYLRSTASLTPSIDLFNPVYGASRPPEFDEAAERDRYDRNTIAIYLQDQVTLLPNLKLLVGGRYDFIHRKNRVQQLDSLGRDPIDDATVDRLYDEAFSPRVGIVYQPIEPISIYASYTRSFNPSSSRTVDRTQLPPERGTQYEVGVKAELIKDRLSATFAAYDITKENVVTTDPTPGNSDFSIAAGEVKSRGLEFDISGQILPGWNVIASAFINDAFVSKDNNLPVGDSLVNAPGSGASLWTTYEIQDGNWKGLGFGGGLFYTGDREAELPNTFKIPSYVRADATIFYKRDNWRVALNFKNLFDTRYYDSQGYYLLPGAPLTVLGTISVQF
- a CDS encoding PepSY-associated TM helix domain-containing protein, which produces MNMNRKKLRDIVFSLHQYIGFFVGLLLILIGLTGSLLVFEQDFDHFMIAQQYGHITPQQVQVVSPEDVVNTIQAKYAARSDLHLFRIYLPDTPSSPYLGQLSTTDDHRTEVFLNPYTGKIIGERISDHTLIGMMLSLHYSLMAGETGTIIVGIAAFLMCMLSITGLILWPGWRKLIAGFKIKLNAHPQRANFDIHKVVGMITVVFIFLTAFTGFCWNFSFTSPIIYAVTFTPEPSEPVSKPIPGKSTLGLTEQLKIANAALPSAVTKSIYLPGKPEDALQIRMKLPQESSDYGDSNVYLDQYTGEVLRVDNAFKLPLGSRVLNSFIPLHYGTFGGLPTRILYVFVGLAPLVLFITGFMMSWYRHWAKPKRGDSAKELSHKQ
- a CDS encoding MFS transporter — protein: MRTFIIIWLGQAVSIIGSSMTAFAFTLWVWELTGQATALALFGLFTQVPQVLITPIAGVIVDRWNRKYLMILGDTVSGLLTITVLLLYSSHNLQLWHLYLAVAVQGTFVQIQELAYLASVSMIVPKQQYSRASSIAFLANSSSDIIAPALAGVLYVVIGLAGILIIDITTFVIAVSTLVLVRIPQPTIAQAETQSHTNLKQELYFGWDYITARPSLLAMLALMSLFWFTYNLGNSLSSPLILARSGNDAKVLGIVASAAGLGGIIGALLVSTWGGFKRRIHGVLLGMVGAGLSQTVFGLGRVPLIWFPAKFCSSLNFPILGSADEAIWLRKVRPNVQGRVLSTHSLVERVASTVAYLIAGPLADYVFEPAMMSGGSLAPILGWIFGTGKGAGMAVLYVLSSLGLLLVGLSGYAFRTLRDVEIILPDHDTSAE
- a CDS encoding sucrase ferredoxin, whose amino-acid sequence is MITQDSLSNCRFCCIVSKANGEDPIGSAPTYEHCLAMEMGLPWTEKRWQENPVLARAIAFIEKLISEHGIKIRGQLLVPDKEYSCPGYTRLLYYRRAAKLFARFEKYEFLIPDSEVGSFVMALLETLLQSPTVLPDWEQYQQQSSHIRELMVCTDGNVDVACARFGYPIYSKLRSEFATASSGKLRVWRCSHFGGHQFAPTLIDLPYGQYWGHLQPEILELLVWRNGSVTGLYPFYRGWAGLSKFEQIVEREIWMQEGWNWLNYHKAGQVMAMDEPDEEWAQVRINFSAEDGSIKGAYEARVEVNGSVMTAWDSGDKQPLEEVKQYRVSRLVKVK